In a single window of the Desulfocurvus vexinensis DSM 17965 genome:
- a CDS encoding ABC transporter substrate-binding protein, whose translation MGRKFVTLAVATLVSLMLACGAFASDKVLVNGIDFGFPPFGFVDKDGKPTGFDVEAVDWIAAKMGFKVTHQPTDWDGIIPALNAGKIDFIASGMSATAERAKVVNFTIPYYAVTQVLVVRADEARPLDEILKSGAKVGAQRGTITAGLLEELAKKDGYKFELVQYDSTDLSMQDLPLGRIVGSGMDSSIAYEVMKGTDYKVAGTFDVAPENYAYAVRQADTELLNTLNEGLKLLMADPYWEELKAKWDIH comes from the coding sequence ATGGGTAGGAAATTCGTCACGCTTGCAGTGGCCACGCTGGTCAGCCTCATGCTGGCCTGTGGCGCCTTCGCTTCCGACAAGGTGCTCGTCAACGGCATCGACTTCGGCTTCCCGCCGTTCGGCTTCGTGGACAAGGACGGCAAGCCCACCGGCTTCGACGTCGAGGCCGTGGACTGGATCGCGGCCAAGATGGGCTTCAAGGTCACCCACCAGCCCACCGACTGGGACGGCATCATCCCGGCCCTGAACGCGGGTAAGATCGACTTCATCGCCTCGGGCATGAGCGCCACCGCCGAGCGCGCCAAGGTCGTCAACTTCACCATCCCCTACTACGCCGTGACCCAGGTGCTGGTCGTGCGCGCCGACGAGGCCCGGCCCCTGGACGAGATCCTCAAGTCCGGCGCCAAGGTCGGCGCCCAGCGCGGCACCATCACCGCCGGGCTGCTCGAGGAGCTGGCCAAGAAGGACGGCTACAAGTTCGAGCTGGTGCAGTACGACTCCACCGACCTCTCCATGCAGGACCTGCCCCTGGGCCGCATCGTGGGCTCGGGCATGGACAGCTCCATCGCCTACGAAGTTATGAAGGGCACCGACTACAAGGTCGCCGGCACCTTCGACGTGGCCCCCGAGAACTACGCCTACGCCGTGCGCCAGGCCGACACCGAGCTGCTGAACACCCTCAACGAGGGCCTCAAGCTGCTCATGGCCGACCCCTACTGGGAAGAGCTCAAGGCCAAGTGGGACATCCACTAG
- a CDS encoding amino acid ABC transporter ATP-binding protein, with product MSQNQEILRVEKLNKSFGTNHVLKDATLTLRKGELKVLIGPSGGGKSTLLQCMNFLIPPDSGRIWLDGTEILGHKKRELYAYRQQVGMIFQDFNLFDHLSALGNVRIALTRVRGMSRKDATERAMAELDRVGLAAKAGLYPAQLSGGQKQRVSIARALAMDPKVLLLDEPTSALDPELIGEVLAVVKDLATAGMTMIMATHQITFSAQLASEFVFMEQGAIIEHDSPAALLAPLACTRTKAFCAKINELTGEPV from the coding sequence ATGAGCCAGAACCAGGAAATCCTGCGCGTGGAGAAGCTCAACAAGAGCTTCGGCACCAACCATGTGCTCAAGGACGCCACCCTGACCCTGCGCAAGGGCGAGCTCAAGGTGCTCATCGGGCCCTCGGGCGGCGGCAAGTCCACGCTGTTGCAGTGTATGAATTTTCTCATCCCGCCCGACTCCGGGCGCATCTGGCTCGACGGGACGGAGATCCTTGGCCACAAGAAGCGCGAGCTGTACGCCTACCGCCAGCAGGTGGGCATGATCTTCCAGGATTTCAACCTCTTCGACCACCTGAGCGCCCTGGGCAACGTGCGCATCGCCCTGACCAGGGTCCGCGGCATGTCGCGCAAGGACGCCACCGAGCGCGCCATGGCCGAGCTGGACCGCGTGGGCCTGGCGGCCAAGGCCGGGCTCTACCCGGCCCAGCTCTCGGGCGGGCAGAAGCAGCGCGTGTCCATCGCCCGCGCCCTGGCCATGGACCCCAAGGTCCTGCTGCTGGACGAGCCCACCAGCGCCCTGGACCCCGAGCTCATCGGCGAGGTGCTGGCCGTGGTCAAGGACCTGGCCACCGCCGGGATGACCATGATCATGGCCACGCACCAGATCACCTTCTCCGCGCAGCTGGCCTCGGAGTTCGTGTTCATGGAGCAGGGCGCCATCATCGAGCACGACTCGCCCGCGGCCCTGCTGGCCCCGCTGGCCTGCACGCGCACCAAGGCATTCTGCGCCAAGATCAACGAACTCACGGGGGAGCCCGTCTAG
- a CDS encoding amino acid ABC transporter permease: MNFEKAISAIIDALPYMLGGVWVTVGLVVGALALGFVLGVPLAVLQVYGRPLARRLVHLYVWLFRGVPILVLIFLFYFGILPHLGLDSAFWAGVIVLGLTSAAYQSQIFRGAIQSLPAGQLKAARALGMTDLQAIACIILPQALRLSIPGWSNEFSILLKDSALVMAISVQEIMARTRSVAGRTHEPVAMALFAGVLFFILTWIGLRLLRGLERKVRIKGYSQEGSMS; the protein is encoded by the coding sequence ATGAATTTCGAAAAAGCCATCAGCGCCATCATCGACGCCCTGCCCTACATGCTGGGCGGGGTGTGGGTCACCGTGGGCCTGGTCGTCGGGGCCCTGGCCCTGGGCTTCGTGCTGGGCGTGCCCCTGGCCGTGCTCCAGGTGTACGGGCGGCCCCTGGCCCGGAGGCTGGTGCACCTGTACGTCTGGCTGTTTCGCGGCGTGCCCATACTGGTGCTGATCTTCCTCTTCTATTTCGGCATCCTGCCCCACCTGGGGCTGGACAGCGCCTTCTGGGCCGGGGTCATCGTCCTGGGGCTGACCAGCGCGGCCTACCAGTCGCAGATCTTCCGGGGCGCCATCCAGTCCCTGCCCGCCGGGCAGCTCAAGGCCGCCCGCGCCCTGGGCATGACCGACCTGCAGGCCATCGCCTGCATCATCCTGCCCCAGGCCCTGCGCCTGTCCATCCCGGGCTGGTCCAACGAATTCTCCATCCTGCTCAAGGACTCGGCCCTGGTCATGGCCATCAGCGTGCAGGAGATCATGGCCCGCACCCGCTCCGTGGCCGGGCGGACCCATGAGCCCGTGGCCATGGCCCTGTTCGCCGGGGTGCTCTTCTTCATCCTGACCTGGATCGGGCTGCGCCTGCTGCGCGGGCTGGAGCGCAAGGTGCGCATCAAGGGCTATTCACAGGAAGGATCCATGTCATGA
- a CDS encoding putative bifunctional diguanylate cyclase/phosphodiesterase, producing MHELPRKSRPAILRRRSISRDLTVSLALGVLLAALVLALYVYQWQARGAMRDLESRADEAIAKAADVLSLPLWNLDTIGVRMVGLAFVQNEEVEAVRIVDAQGRVLFEQNKSRGGEAIHRTREVRYNDLTLGRAEIAYTLDSYTRQMQSLLWGLLAGLLVTFCVVLAATGVLLRVFLRKPLEGLVQGARRVARGDYRGAPEVEHAELEEIAAHFGAMSEAVAQRESELRRVNLELRSAERKYHSIFENAIEGIFQTSEDGVCLSANPSLARILGYDSPDELIALPCLAYRDPEDRKLLLAQLRAQGRVAAQEVQVLRRDGTPIWASVSAQLIRDPEGRVRHIEGSLVDVTVRKKMEDELRHQALHDPLTGLANRVLCTDRIWRALERGKRREQYQFCVLFVDLDRFKVINDCLGHRFGDRLLMEIARRLRECVRDLDTVSRFGGDEFIVLLEELESPRTAMRVVKRIRQSMRTPFACDGHEVRVSASIGIALGSGAGQSPEELIQRANVAMHRSKESGRDRFKVFTPGMLDRAALRLTLENDMERAMREGEFFLEYQPIVSVDGAPRLYALEALARWRHPERGLLPPGEFIPVAEDSGQIAALGLWVLREACRTFALWRQTVPGGRDVLLSVNVSGRQFAQADLVARVLDVLDEAGLPPDRLKLEITETAIMQNAEMAIDKLAALRARGVRISVDDFGTGYSSMSYLQRLPLDTLKIDLSFVRGMDESVENREIVRAIINLAHSLGLEVIAEGVERARHQQALEELRCEYFQGYYYSRPLDAAGVAGFLARLAREACAAPAAPSN from the coding sequence ATGCACGAGCTGCCGCGAAAGAGTCGTCCCGCCATCCTGCGGCGCAGGTCCATATCCCGCGACCTGACGGTTTCGCTGGCCCTTGGCGTGCTGCTGGCGGCGCTGGTGCTTGCGCTGTACGTCTACCAGTGGCAGGCCCGGGGGGCGATGCGCGACTTGGAGTCCCGGGCTGACGAGGCCATCGCCAAGGCCGCCGACGTGCTCTCCCTGCCGCTGTGGAACCTGGACACCATCGGGGTGCGCATGGTCGGCCTGGCCTTCGTCCAGAACGAGGAGGTCGAGGCGGTGCGCATCGTGGACGCCCAGGGCCGGGTGCTCTTCGAGCAGAACAAGAGCCGGGGCGGCGAGGCCATCCACCGCACCCGCGAGGTGCGCTACAACGACCTGACCCTGGGCCGCGCCGAGATCGCCTACACCCTGGACTCCTACACCCGCCAGATGCAGTCCCTGCTGTGGGGCCTGCTGGCGGGGCTGCTGGTGACCTTCTGCGTGGTGCTGGCGGCCACGGGCGTGCTGCTGCGGGTGTTTTTGCGCAAGCCTCTGGAGGGTCTGGTCCAGGGCGCGCGGCGGGTGGCCCGGGGCGACTACCGGGGCGCCCCGGAGGTGGAGCACGCCGAGCTGGAGGAGATCGCCGCGCACTTCGGGGCCATGAGCGAGGCCGTGGCCCAGCGCGAGTCCGAGCTGCGCCGTGTGAACCTTGAGCTGCGCAGCGCCGAGCGCAAGTACCACTCCATCTTTGAGAACGCCATCGAGGGCATCTTCCAGACCTCCGAGGACGGGGTCTGCCTGAGCGCCAACCCCTCCCTGGCGCGCATCCTGGGCTACGACTCGCCCGACGAGCTCATCGCCCTGCCCTGCCTGGCCTACCGCGACCCCGAGGACCGCAAGCTCCTGCTGGCCCAGCTGCGGGCCCAGGGGCGCGTGGCGGCCCAGGAGGTCCAGGTGCTGCGCCGCGACGGCACGCCCATCTGGGCCAGCGTCTCCGCCCAGCTCATCCGCGACCCCGAAGGCCGGGTGCGCCACATCGAGGGCTCGCTGGTGGACGTCACCGTGCGCAAGAAGATGGAGGACGAGCTGCGTCACCAGGCCCTGCACGACCCCCTGACGGGGCTGGCCAACCGCGTGCTGTGCACCGACCGCATCTGGCGCGCCCTGGAGCGCGGCAAGCGCCGCGAGCAGTACCAGTTCTGCGTGCTGTTCGTGGACCTGGACCGCTTCAAGGTCATCAACGACTGCCTGGGCCACCGCTTCGGCGACCGGCTGCTCATGGAGATCGCCCGCCGCCTGCGTGAATGCGTGCGCGACCTGGACACAGTCTCGCGCTTCGGCGGCGACGAGTTCATCGTGCTGCTGGAGGAGCTGGAATCGCCGCGCACGGCCATGCGCGTGGTCAAGCGCATCCGCCAGAGCATGCGCACGCCGTTTGCCTGCGACGGGCACGAGGTGCGCGTGTCGGCCAGCATCGGCATCGCCCTGGGCTCCGGCGCGGGCCAGAGCCCGGAGGAGCTGATCCAGAGGGCCAACGTGGCCATGCACCGCTCCAAGGAGTCCGGGCGCGACCGCTTCAAGGTCTTCACCCCCGGGATGCTCGACCGCGCGGCCCTGCGCCTGACCCTGGAAAACGACATGGAGCGGGCCATGCGCGAGGGCGAGTTCTTCCTGGAATACCAGCCCATCGTCAGCGTGGACGGCGCCCCCCGGCTCTACGCCCTGGAGGCCCTGGCCCGCTGGCGGCACCCCGAGCGCGGGCTGCTGCCCCCCGGCGAGTTCATCCCCGTGGCCGAGGACTCGGGGCAGATCGCCGCCCTGGGCCTGTGGGTGCTGCGCGAGGCCTGCCGCACGTTTGCCCTGTGGCGCCAGACCGTCCCGGGCGGGCGCGATGTGCTGTTGTCCGTCAACGTGTCGGGCCGCCAGTTCGCCCAGGCCGACCTGGTGGCGCGCGTGCTGGACGTGCTCGACGAGGCGGGCCTGCCGCCGGACCGCCTCAAGCTCGAAATCACCGAGACGGCCATCATGCAGAACGCCGAAATGGCCATCGACAAGCTCGCGGCCCTGCGGGCCCGGGGGGTGCGCATCAGCGTGGACGACTTCGGCACGGGCTATTCGTCCATGAGCTACCTGCAGCGCCTGCCCCTGGACACCCTGAAGATCGACCTGTCCTTCGTGCGCGGCATGGACGAGTCGGTGGAGAACCGCGAGATCGTGCGGGCCATCATCAATCTGGCCCATTCCCTGGGGCTGGAGGTCATCGCCGAGGGCGTGGAACGCGCGCGCCACCAGCAGGCCCTCGAGGAACTGCGCTGCGAGTATTTCCAGGGCTACTACTACTCCCGCCCCCTGGACGCGGCCGGGGTCGCCGGGTTCCTGGCCCGGCTGGCGCGGGAGGCCTGCGCGGCCCCTGCGGCTCCGTCCAACTGA
- a CDS encoding substrate-binding periplasmic protein — MLPLPRALLLACVLAWALCAPPARADAPPGPEGLAYLTEQYYPYNYAENGAVRGLSVDLLRLVWARMGMAERPVTVQPWARVYDAALTQPGTVAFSMARTPERETLFKWACPIDAVRFVLFSRAADTARTLSSSSLEHLAVGTVRGDVAEAALLDLGHPVRIEPVADMELNLRKLDAGRLDLVAYEERSMRRLLERTGRDPGAYAVVMVLRQTEVCYAFHRETPDALVARFQQALDEVLAGPEYEALVARYLE; from the coding sequence ATGCTCCCCTTGCCCCGCGCCCTGCTCCTGGCCTGCGTCCTCGCCTGGGCCCTGTGCGCCCCGCCCGCCCGGGCGGACGCCCCGCCCGGGCCCGAGGGGCTGGCCTACCTCACCGAACAGTACTACCCCTACAACTACGCCGAAAACGGCGCGGTACGCGGCCTGTCGGTGGACCTGCTGCGGCTGGTCTGGGCGCGCATGGGCATGGCCGAGCGGCCCGTGACGGTGCAGCCCTGGGCGCGGGTCTACGACGCGGCCCTGACCCAGCCGGGCACGGTGGCCTTCAGCATGGCCCGCACCCCCGAGCGCGAGACGCTGTTCAAATGGGCCTGCCCCATCGACGCGGTGCGCTTCGTGCTGTTCTCGCGCGCGGCAGACACGGCGCGCACCCTGTCCTCGTCCAGCCTGGAGCACCTCGCCGTGGGCACCGTGCGCGGCGACGTGGCCGAGGCCGCCCTGCTCGACCTGGGCCACCCCGTGCGCATCGAACCCGTGGCGGACATGGAGCTGAACCTGCGCAAGCTCGACGCGGGCAGGCTGGATCTGGTGGCCTACGAGGAGCGCAGCATGCGCCGCCTGCTGGAGCGCACGGGCCGCGACCCCGGGGCCTACGCAGTGGTCATGGTCCTGCGCCAGACCGAGGTCTGCTACGCCTTCCACCGCGAGACGCCCGACGCGCTGGTGGCGCGCTTCCAGCAGGCCCTGGACGAAGTCCTGGCCGGGCCGGAATACGAGGCGCTGGTGGCCCGCTATCTGGAGTGA
- a CDS encoding FAD-binding oxidoreductase, with protein MTTASAAPAAYVPLGPETLERLRAALGPETVRTDAETLDTASRDASTEVHRPETVVRATSARQVADLLRLAAELRFAVTPRGAGTGLAAGALAVHGGVVLDLSGMNRILAIDPANLLAVVEPGVIVADLRSAAAARGLFYPPDPASLATATIGGTAATNAGGPACVKYGVTRHYVLGLEVVLPSGEIVTAGVATRKGVVGYDLAQLLVGSEGTLGVITRLWLRLVPMPEATRARVAVFPSLGAAMGTVAAVMAAGVTPSAVEFLDSRCLALVGDMLPLDPPPPPGAALLLLETDGSASAADQDMERVAAVCAAQGALHQIPAPDEQRRAQLWDVRRQVSLRIHESAPVYVPEDVVLPLARIAAFVEALPGLEQRHGLTIYAFGHAGDGNIHINITAPQGVDAAVEACITELLRLVVAMGGTMSGEHGIGRAKQRFLPLELAPASMHLQRALKDTFDPGLILNPGKVFA; from the coding sequence ATGACCACCGCATCCGCCGCCCCCGCCGCCTACGTTCCCCTGGGCCCCGAAACCCTGGAGCGCCTGCGCGCCGCCCTGGGCCCGGAGACCGTGCGCACCGACGCCGAAACCCTGGACACCGCCTCGCGCGACGCCTCCACCGAGGTCCACCGGCCCGAGACCGTGGTCCGCGCCACCTCGGCCCGCCAGGTGGCCGACCTGCTGCGCCTGGCCGCCGAGCTGCGCTTCGCCGTGACCCCGCGCGGCGCGGGCACCGGGCTGGCCGCCGGGGCCCTGGCCGTGCATGGCGGTGTGGTCCTCGACCTCTCGGGCATGAACCGCATCCTGGCCATCGACCCCGCCAACCTGCTGGCCGTGGTCGAGCCCGGGGTCATCGTGGCCGACCTGCGCAGCGCCGCCGCCGCCAGGGGCCTCTTCTACCCGCCCGACCCCGCCAGCCTGGCCACCGCCACCATCGGCGGCACCGCCGCCACCAACGCGGGCGGCCCGGCCTGCGTCAAATACGGCGTCACGCGGCACTACGTCCTGGGCCTGGAAGTCGTGCTGCCCTCGGGGGAGATCGTCACCGCCGGGGTCGCCACGCGCAAGGGCGTGGTCGGCTACGATCTGGCCCAACTGCTGGTGGGCTCCGAAGGCACCCTGGGCGTCATTACCCGGCTGTGGCTGCGCCTGGTGCCCATGCCCGAGGCCACCCGGGCCCGCGTGGCCGTGTTCCCCTCCCTGGGCGCGGCCATGGGCACCGTGGCCGCCGTCATGGCCGCCGGGGTCACGCCCAGTGCCGTGGAGTTCCTGGACAGCCGCTGCCTGGCCCTGGTGGGCGACATGCTGCCCCTGGACCCGCCGCCGCCCCCGGGCGCGGCCCTGCTGCTGCTGGAAACCGACGGCTCGGCCAGCGCCGCCGACCAGGACATGGAGCGCGTGGCCGCCGTATGCGCCGCCCAGGGCGCCCTGCACCAGATTCCCGCGCCCGACGAGCAGCGCCGCGCGCAGTTGTGGGACGTCCGGCGCCAGGTCTCCCTGCGCATCCACGAATCCGCCCCTGTCTATGTGCCCGAAGACGTGGTCCTGCCCCTGGCGCGCATCGCCGCCTTTGTCGAGGCCCTGCCGGGCCTGGAGCAGCGCCACGGCCTGACCATCTACGCCTTCGGCCACGCGGGCGACGGCAACATCCACATCAACATCACCGCCCCCCAGGGCGTGGACGCCGCCGTGGAGGCCTGCATCACCGAGCTGCTGCGCCTGGTGGTCGCCATGGGCGGCACCATGAGCGGCGAGCACGGCATCGGCCGGGCCAAGCAGCGCTTCCTGCCCCTGGAACTGGCCCCGGCCTCCATGCACCTGCAACGCGCCCTCAAGGACACCTTCGACCCCGGGCTGATCCTCAACCCCGGCAAGGTGTTCGCGTAG
- a CDS encoding amino acid ABC transporter permease, with protein sequence MFEEYWLFASERVVPGLNAALLVSARLIVPSALYGALLGILTGVLRVYGPRPVRRVADAYVSLFRGTPLVVQLYFWYFALPYIRVGGHAIVLDAMQASILGFALCSAAYQSEYIRGGLLSIKAGQIKAARALGMNPMQTVLHVVLPQAVRRALPGCGNEVVYLIKYSSLASIITVNELTGTARSIAKATFRPIEAYATVAVYYLVLVTLAVWFLRWLEDRMSIPGFERPRD encoded by the coding sequence ATGTTCGAGGAATACTGGCTTTTCGCCTCCGAACGGGTCGTGCCCGGGCTCAACGCCGCGCTGCTGGTCAGCGCGCGGCTCATCGTGCCCTCGGCCCTGTACGGCGCGCTGCTGGGCATCCTCACCGGCGTGCTGCGCGTGTACGGCCCGCGCCCCGTGCGCCGCGTGGCCGACGCCTACGTGTCGCTGTTCCGGGGCACGCCGCTGGTGGTGCAGCTCTATTTCTGGTATTTCGCCCTGCCCTACATCCGCGTGGGCGGGCACGCCATCGTCCTGGACGCCATGCAGGCCTCCATCCTCGGGTTCGCCCTGTGCAGCGCGGCCTACCAGTCGGAGTACATCCGCGGCGGGCTGCTTTCCATCAAGGCCGGGCAGATCAAGGCCGCCCGGGCCCTGGGCATGAACCCCATGCAGACCGTTTTGCACGTCGTGCTGCCCCAGGCCGTGCGCCGCGCCCTGCCCGGCTGCGGCAACGAGGTCGTCTACCTCATCAAGTATTCCTCCCTGGCCTCCATCATCACCGTCAACGAGCTCACCGGCACCGCGCGCAGCATCGCCAAGGCCACCTTCCGGCCCATCGAGGCCTACGCCACCGTGGCCGTGTACTACCTGGTGCTGGTCACGCTGGCCGTGTGGTTCTTGCGCTGGCTGGAGGACCGCATGAGCATCCCCGGCTTCGAGCGCCCGCGCGACTAG